ATATTCTCTGATAGTATCCCATCCTCCGCAGTGCATAACAATTGACTGAGCGATATAGCTGTCGTGACATGCTACCATTACTTCAACAGCTTTACTAAGTGTTAATGTAGCTCTGTCTTGTAAGTGAGGATATAACTGCGCACTATCTTCATTTGGATTATACTTAATGTGATGAAGTTTATCACTCCAACTAATTAGTTTATCCTTTACCATCTTTGCTACTGCAAATCCAATTGCAACTTTTGCTGCTGATGCTAATGGAACATATAGCTCATCGTTATGGGTAGCAACTATATTTCCATTCTTTGTTGAATAAACAAGTATTCCAACTTGACCAATTTGTATTTCTTTTATTTTTCCAATGACAGCCTGCATATTAATCCCTCTTTTTATATCGTTTTATCATCTTCTCAAAATTCGATATAGAATATAAGAATCCTTTTTTGTTAAATGATATTCACGAATACAATAAGAAAAAGATAGTATGAAATGTCTTCACACTACCTTTTTAAATGAATTATTACGCATAACGAATATATCTATTCTTCGATAGGATTTCCAGGCCCGTTAAGCTCCAATTGATAAAAAGCTAAATCTAGCCATCCATTGAACTTATAACCAGCCTTTTTTATTGTTCCCGAATAAACAAATCCGAAGTTTTTATGCATTGCAATGCTTTTTTCATTTTCCGCATCAATTCCAGCAATTAAGGTCATATACTCTCTTTCTTTTGCAATTGTGATTAATTCTTCCATTAAAGAAGACCCAATTCCATTTTTTCTATATTCCTTATGAACATACACAGAATGCTCAATTGAATATTTATAGGCAGGCCAAGCTCTAAACGGACCAAATGTCGCAAATCCTACTACTTTATTATCTAGTTCGTATACAAAAATCGGATAGCCATCAGCCTTTTTTTGTTCATACCAATCTATTCTATTTTCAAGGGTTACAGGTTTATATGCATATACAGCTGTTGTATTTAGTATCGCATCATTATAAATATCTAAAATATATGTTACATCTTTTTCCGTTGCTTCCCTTATCATAGTTTTCTTCCTTTCATATACGTTATCTTTTTTTACTACCTATTCGTTCCTATTCGTTACACGAACACTAGCTTTTCGGAAGCCATCATAAATGTTTAATGCAGCAGATACTATATAAATAAGAATACCTCCACCAATTAACCACTTTTTAAATTCCTCTGGAGAAGTAGTAAACACATTTGCCACATACGTAATAAATCCTTCGTTAAATAAATGCGGATTTACTACAATTACAATGAATGCTATTGTTCCCGCTAGTTGAAGAATAGCATTCCCAATTGCCAACTTTTTTGTCCATTGTCCCTGCACTAACTTATAAAGAGATATACCTATTTCAAACACAATCATAATCACAACGATTGGCCAATATTGAAGTAAAACCTCTTGATTAAACGTCGGCGCGACAAACTTCAATCCATTTTCCGTGCCATGGTATACGCCAACAAGATGATTCGCATAAAAGTAAAGTGTAGCCCAAACCGCTGTCCACATCAAACCTCCAAAAACTTCAAACTTTGAGATCGACTTTTTCTTTGGAACATACGAAATATTTTTTAAATCATCAGGAGTCCATTTTTTAAAACTTGTTGTTAATGGGTGTGGATCCTTTTCTTTATCAGTTCTTTCTATAACAGCAAATACAAGTGTCAACCAGAAAAATACATGGAGGCCTACTTCGACAATTTCCCCAATGCCTTTACCTATCAATTTTAAAATAACATTTAATACTGCTTGATCACCACTATAGCCTATAAAATTTTCTGCAACCATTGAAATGAGTGCAATAACAGCTGCAATTGGTATAATCATTTTTAATAACGTCGTATATACATCAAAATAACGTGGTCCAATTAAATGCATCGGTCTTTCCAAATACCCATTAGCCAATGAAACTGGACTTCCTAATTTTTCGAGTACGCTCTTCACATCTTCCTCATTATAATCGTCAGGTAACATATCCTCTATTGTTGACCGTAGTTCAAGTGTAATATCTTCACGATTTTTTTCAGGTAATCTCCTCGCAACTTCCTGGATGTAGATATCAACTAAACTCATTCTCATTCTCGTCCTCCTCCTTTAATAAGTTATAAAGTTCCTTCGAATCCTTTATCCATTCCTTTTTCAACTGCAAGAATATCTCTAATCCATATTCACTTAAAACATAATATTTACGAGGTCTACTCTCTGTTTTATCCCAACTACTCGTCACTAGCTCTTGCTTTTCTAAACGGCGAAGTAGTGGATATAAAGTACTTTGATCTATTATAATGCCTGATTTTTCTAACAATTGAACAAGTGAATATCCATACTGCGGCATTCTTAGTTGACTTAAAACCGCTAATGTCAATGTCCCTCTTCTTAGCTCAGTAATTAACGAATTTAATAAAGCATCCATGTATTCACCTCATTTCCATTACTATATGTCATACAGTATATGTTTTATACTATGTATCATACAGTATTATTGTGACAAAAACAATAATTATTTACCAAAAAAATACATAATTAAAAGCACAAACTACATGATTTGTGCTTTTCTAGCCAACTTAAATATCTATAACACGCTTAACTTTGTATCTCTGGTAATATAAACTCTCCTTTTTCTTTAGAAAATGGGACAACCTCTACAATCGCCTCAACATTGATTACTCCATATACATGCGGGTATTCTTGACCGTTTGAAGCAAGTTCATATTTTATTTCTGCTTTTACAAGAGATGGATCTATTGTAAGTAATAAAACATCTTTTTCATGATTGAAATGTTTTTGAGCAACCTTTAAAGCTTGTTCAAATAATGAACAATGAATAAATCCCTCTTCTATAAGTGATTCTTCATTAATTTCTCCAGTTGTTTTTGCGATTTCCCAATTTCTTTTTGTTATTACTTTTGTTATCATAGTTATTTTCTCCCCCGTATCATTATATAGAAAAACAAGAGGTCTTCTGTACATTACTAGAAAAGCCTCTTGAATTTATTATATATTTTTATCTCTTAATTAAAGGTGATACTTCCCCACTATAGAAAATCCATAAATCATGAAGCGATCTTGTACATCCGACATACAATAACTTCGCATCGTGTTTTGTATTTTTGTAATGTTCTTCATCAACATCGATTAGAAGTACTGCATCAAATTCTAATCCTTTCGCCAAGTATACAGGTACTACCGAAATACCACCTTCATATTTACTTTGATCTGCTTCAATAACATTGACTGTCAACCCTGCATTTGTTAATTTTTCATATATATCACGGCATTCATCATCTGTTCTTCCAATTACCGCAATTGTTTTCACATCTTCATTTTGTAAATGCTTTAACGTCTTCATAATTTCAGTGAATTGATCTTCTGCATGGATCACCTTCACGTCTTCACCGCTACGGAAAACTGGTGTTGCCAGTCCCACTGGAATCTCTGCATTTTTAATTATTTCATTCGCGAATTCAATAATTTCTTTTGTAGAACGATAACTTCTCGTCAGTTCATAATAACCTGTTTCTTGGAATACTTCCTTAAAAGCACCCCAGTCTCCAATTCCTTGATAATCATAAATCGCTTGAGATAAATCACCTAATATGGTGAAAGAATTACCTAGTGTAATTTCTTTTAACACATACACTTGGAATGGTGAAAAATCTTGCGCTTCATCAATAACGACGTGATGGAACTTTTGTCCAATTTCAATTCCTGTTATGCGATGATGTATGTAAATTAAAGCTGGTAAGTCTTCTACATACACTTCTTTTTTACTACAATTCTTTTCTGTTTCTTGAACAAGTTCTTCAGGTAATACTTCGAGTATTTCTTTACTCTTTATTATTGAATTATATAGTGAAAGCGGGCTCATTTTCGGCCAA
This genomic interval from Bacillus cereus contains the following:
- a CDS encoding GNAT family N-acetyltransferase → MIREATEKDVTYILDIYNDAILNTTAVYAYKPVTLENRIDWYEQKKADGYPIFVYELDNKVVGFATFGPFRAWPAYKYSIEHSVYVHKEYRKNGIGSSLMEELITIAKEREYMTLIAGIDAENEKSIAMHKNFGFVYSGTIKKAGYKFNGWLDLAFYQLELNGPGNPIEE
- a CDS encoding DUF952 domain-containing protein: MITKVITKRNWEIAKTTGEINEESLIEEGFIHCSLFEQALKVAQKHFNHEKDVLLLTIDPSLVKAEIKYELASNGQEYPHVYGVINVEAIVEVVPFSKEKGEFILPEIQS
- a CDS encoding PadR family transcriptional regulator, giving the protein MDALLNSLITELRRGTLTLAVLSQLRMPQYGYSLVQLLEKSGIIIDQSTLYPLLRRLEKQELVTSSWDKTESRPRKYYVLSEYGLEIFLQLKKEWIKDSKELYNLLKEEDENENEFS
- a CDS encoding HAAS signaling domain-containing protein, translated to MSLVDIYIQEVARRLPEKNREDITLELRSTIEDMLPDDYNEEDVKSVLEKLGSPVSLANGYLERPMHLIGPRYFDVYTTLLKMIIPIAAVIALISMVAENFIGYSGDQAVLNVILKLIGKGIGEIVEVGLHVFFWLTLVFAVIERTDKEKDPHPLTTSFKKWTPDDLKNISYVPKKKSISKFEVFGGLMWTAVWATLYFYANHLVGVYHGTENGLKFVAPTFNQEVLLQYWPIVVIMIVFEIGISLYKLVQGQWTKKLAIGNAILQLAGTIAFIVIVVNPHLFNEGFITYVANVFTTSPEEFKKWLIGGGILIYIVSAALNIYDGFRKASVRVTNRNE